The sequence aacatattttccCTATTTATAAGATATTTTATGTCCGATTCtaaaaaatacaagattttaAATGAAGTTAAATTAACATAagagttttgtttattttaatttttaccatGGTGTTGATGCAATTTACCTGTATTATTTATACTAGCTAGGAGGTCATGTAGCTAGTGATCAGTCGTCATTTTCTGTAATATTTTGTGGacttaaattaatcaatatataaCCGTGTAAgaacttttataaaattgttcataattaatttgaatatttttatgaattataaataatctttaaaataattattgtaataATGGAATTTGTGGTATATCACATCAAAAGTGTGTATCATCCATTcgagatttaaaatattaaagtatatatattatttaatgaaataaaacttGTAACGTATCTATCTATTAAATctaaccccaaaaaaaaaacatattgctTTATTTATTAAGAAACTGACAAGAAAGTGAACTCtttcaaattaaatacattCAGTATCAACGATCTCACTCTCGTTGTGGATCACCTCTCACTCTTCTATACTAATATACAATGTGGAAACATGACAAAAAAAACTCCAATGGcttatatcattattattttttgggtATTTGGATGTTACCCCACTTGCTTATCTTACACCTTTTTTGTTGGCAANTAATAATATGTTTTGGCCTtgaatttaaaacatttttttttaattccagCACTCCGGTGTCAGGGAATGGTCCCTTTTATTGTCCTTGCAATAGTCATACATCAAATACCGACTTTGCACCCATTGCATAGCGCTAGACTGCTGGCGGGTTAGGCCGCCGGAGGGGAACGGTGAGGCCGACACAGGGCGGCACCAGGATGGTGCGAAGGCGGTGCAACCACTTGACTTGAAACCAGTGAACTTCCCGACGAAAGGTTGGTAGTTATAGTCAGCCTTGTATTTCCCGTCCTCGGTCGCCCACGACGACGCGTCCCATATGGATCCATATACCCACATTGGTCTAAGGGGGAATGTTGCGACACTTTTTCTTGGATACCTTCTAACTGGAACATCGTCCACAAAGAATCTGAAAAGACAACGAATCAATGCAAAGTACTAAGAAAAACTAATTAAAacatatcataataataattattattcaaacaATGATGcgtctttttttatatatgaatatgaattattatcattaatttGGTTTTTTCAATTAACATTGTTGCCAGAATCTCGTGATTGTGTGCAGTTTCAGTATGCATTTATGATGATGTATCGATACAAAATAACGATAATTTTAAGTGTAAAAAAATAGTCCGATAGATAAAATCACGTTGAGATGAAACTTTGCTTGTGTTGATGGAATCTAGAGCCTTCAGCCTCTATTGTGAGATAGATCTAACAACTATAATTGGCCACAAATCGAagtctaattatatattattataatagaTATTTTGTGAAACTGTCTCgtaaatctttatatgtgagacggtcaaTTAtgcttatatttataataataagtaatacttttgacataaaaacaatatttttttcacagatgacccaaataaaattacTCATTAGACTGTCgtgtattaattaatatatagttaacagaaacaataattttaatatgatgTAATTGTGAAAATCATGACAGTGACGtaccaattttttttcccaaatttacCCTATCGCACAGTCAGGGACTTCCCAGTAATTTGCACATGCCCACCATCTTATTCCTCTGTTTTCTCAACTGCTGCCGACATTTCTTTCTCTCTCAATTCCCATCAGTTTTATTTCGGTTtcgcatataattttttaaacaaaattatctatatataaaaaaatcgattATACACGCACACAACGCACGCTGCCTATGCTTGCAAAAGCAcaagtataatataatataaaaagagaTTGAAGTAGCAACTTACATGATCTCTTTAGGACTCCATAATATGGCATAATGGTGAAAATCTTGTGTGGGATCAAACCATAAATGAAATTTCATCTCTCTTCCAATAATTCTCCCATCCCCACTTCCTCTAACGTACACATTTGTCTGCAATGTGTAAGGCTTTCCAAAGGTTGTCCCAAGAAACTCGATATCCACCTCATCGTGATACCCTGGATGAGCTTCATTGTTGGAAAGCTATAGAATAAACCATGTAATTAACaatcattatattattaatatataattaaaatggaaatatagtaaaattattaaattggcTTAAATAATTGAGTTTTTGGtcttttaatttgtttaaaattaagTCTTAGGATAATAACTTGACTTCTTTTgtgctttattttttaaactaaattaacaacaTGACAATAGATATTGTCGATATGATATGTCGGCAAAAGAATTAAAAGTGTAAAATAAATCGAGTTACTGCACTACATATTTTTGACTAATCAGAAGATCGCCTATTTTTGTGTCGgtaattgtgtgtgtgtgaaaataattgaagttataaaatattctataatttttatataagaaaaaatcaattatCTGCGACGGATCGAGAACTTCACATTAATGATTAAAGAATTCGAAACTTCTTACATAGAAAGCAGTAATAACTCCAGCAGTGTAACCAGGCTGGAGCTTAATGGAGGCTCCGAAGTACCCCGATCGGAATGGTTTCAATGACTTGAACCCACTTCCTGTCCCACCAAAAGAAcatatattttagaaaaaacattGATTCTGCATACAAACGAATGTTTCCGGTATAgtgaaagtaatttttttatttttttttcaaggaaattatataaacattaaGGACGATCAATCTTTACAACATTTTCCATAACAAAAATCATCagcgttaaaaaaaaaaatatcaaacgaACCTGAGTTTTTGTCTAGCCAAATAGTGACGCCATTGTTGTCCACACTTTGATGGGAGGGGCCCCATAAATTCCTGTATCCTCTATAGAAACTCATGGACCTGAACCTGGAACTCGGGGAAAAGCCGGGAGAAGGCGGCCAATTACCCGCATTGGCGAAAGGGAGAGTGGAGAAAAAGATGAGGGGCAGGAGGAACTGTGGAGCCATGGGATTGTGGTTAGAATTCAAGAAAATATGGCTGATTTTCTTGAAGATTTTGAAAGCAGAAGGGAGAGAGTATATTGGTGGGAGATGGGATTGGGGGAGTGAGCAATGGAGGAGTACTCGGT comes from Primulina huaijiensis isolate GDHJ02 chromosome 2, ASM1229523v2, whole genome shotgun sequence and encodes:
- the LOC140971219 gene encoding probable xyloglucan endotransglucosylase/hydrolase protein 32 translates to MAPQFLLPLIFFSTLPFANAGNWPPSPGFSPSSRFRSMSFYRGYRNLWGPSHQSVDNNGVTIWLDKNSGSGFKSLKPFRSGYFGASIKLQPGYTAGVITAFYLSNNEAHPGYHDEVDIEFLGTTFGKPYTLQTNVYVRGSGDGRIIGREMKFHLWFDPTQDFHHYAILWSPKEIIFFVDDVPVRRYPRKSVATFPLRPMWVYGSIWDASSWATEDGKYKADYNYQPFVGKFTGFKSSGCTAFAPSWCRPVSASPFPSGGLTRQQSSAMQWVQSRYLMYDYCKDNKRDHSLTPECWN